A window of Ipomoea triloba cultivar NCNSP0323 chromosome 2, ASM357664v1 contains these coding sequences:
- the LOC116010210 gene encoding ketol-acid reductoisomerase, chloroplastic, which yields MAAPAPTSFSISASSSATVSKTLKPSTAAVPHSLGSIFSSNPSLRSLRAHALPAIRSTSASALAARMVSAPPSIKSPTSLDFETSVFKKEKVSLAGHDEYIVRGGRDLFNLLPDAFKGIKQIGVIGWGSQGPAQAQNLRDSLAEAKSDIVVKIGLRKGSRSFDEARAAGFTEENGTLGDIWETVSGSDLVLLLISDSAQADNYEKVFSHMKPNSILGLSHGFLLGHLQSMGLDFPKNISVIAVCPKGMGPSVRRLYVQGKEINGAGINSSFAVHQDIDGRATDVALGWSVALGSPFTFATTLEQEYKSDIFGERGILLGAVHGIVESLFRRYTEHGMDEELAYKNTVECITGIISRTISTQGMLAVYNSLSEEGKREFETAYSASYYPCMDILYECYEDVATGSEIRSVVLAGRRFYEKEGLPAFPMGKIDQTRMWKVGQRVRAVRPAGDLGPLYPFTAGVYVALMMAQIEILRKKGHSYSEIINESVIESVDSLNPFMHARGVSFMVDNCSTTARLGSRKWAPRFDYILTQQALVAVDNSAPINRDLISNFLSDPVHGAIEVCAQLRPTVDISVPADADFVRPELRQSSN from the exons ATGGCGGCGCCGGCGCCCACTTCCTTCTCTATATCCGCCTCCTCCTCCGCCACCGTCTCTAAAACCCTAAAGCCGTCTACTGCAGCCGTCCCACACAGCCTAGGATCAATTTTTTCCTCCAACCCTTCCTTAAGATCGCTTCGAGCTCATGCTCTTCCTGCCATTCGCTCCACCTCCGCCTCTGCACTCGCAGCTCGCATGGTCTCCGCTCCACCCTCCATCAAGTCGCCGACTTCCCTCGATTTCGAGACCTCCGTATTTAAGAAGGAGAAAGTCTCCCTCGCTGGCCACGATGAG TACATTGTGAGAGGAGGAAGGGATTTGTTCAATTTGTTGCCGGATGCATTCAAGGGAATCAAGCAGATTGGAGTTATTGGCTGGGGTTCACAG GGACCTGCTCAAGCTCAAAATTTGAGGGATTCTCTTGCTGAAGCAAAATCTGACATTGTAGTCAAG ATTGGTTTAAGGAAGGGTTCTCGCTCCTTTGATGAGGCCCGGGCTGCTGGGTTTACTGAAGAGAATGGAACCTTAGGGGACATATGGGAGACCGTCTCTGGCAGTGATCTAGTGCTTCTCTTAATTTCAGATTCAGCTCAG GCTGATAACTATGAAAAGGTATTTTCCCACATGAAGCCAAATAGTATTCTTGGGCTGTCACATGGATTCCTTCTTGGCCATTTGCAGTCAATGGGTCTGGACTTCCCTAAGAACATTAGTGTTATTGCTGTATGTCCGAAAGGAATGGGCCCTTCAGTGAGGAGGTTGTATGTGCAAGGAAAAGAAATCAATGGTGCTGGAATTAATTCAAGTTTTGCAGTCCACCAG GATATTGATGGCAGGGCCACTGATGTTGCCCTTGGGTGGTCAGTTGCCCTTGGCTCCCCATTTACTTTTGCTACTACTCTAGAGCAGGAGTACAAGAGTGATATATTTGGGGAACGAG GGATTTTACTTGGTGCCGTTCACGGCATAGTCGAGTCTCTGTTTAGAAGGTACACTGAACATGGAATGGATGAGGAGCTTGCCTATAAGAATACTGTGGAGTGCATTACCGGAATCATTTCAAGGACCATATCAACACAG GGCATGTTGGCTGTGTACAACTCATTGAGTGAAGAGGGAAAGAGGGAATTTGAGACTGCATATAGTGCTTCATATTACCCTTGCATGGATATCTTGTATGAGTGCTACGAAGATGTAGCCACAGGCAGTGAAATTCGGAGCGTTGTCCTGGCAGGGCGTCGCTTCTAT GAAAAGGAGGGTCTACCAGCTTTCCCAATGGGCAAAATTGACCAGACACGAATGTGGAAAGTTGGGCAGCGTGTGCGAGCAGTCCGCCCAGCTGGTGATCTTGGTCCTCTATATCCCTTCACCGCAGGTGTATATGTAGCATTGATGATGGCTCAG ATTGAGATTCTAAGGAAGAAAGGGCACTCATACTCTGAGATCATAAACGAAAGTGTGATCGAGTCAGTTGATTCCCTCAACCCCTTCATGCATGCTCGCGGAGTTTCATTCATGGTTGACAATTGCTCAACAACGGCACGTCTTGGATCAAGGAAGTGGGCGCCTCGATTCGATTATATTCTCACCCAGCAGGCGCTCGTGGCCGTGGACAACTCTGCTCCCATCAACCGAGACCTCATCAGCAACTTCCTCTCAGACCCTGTGCACGGAGCCATCGAAGTTTGTGCCCAGTTGAGACCCACCGTCGACATATCTGTTCCTGCAGATGCAGATTTCGTCCGTCCTGAACTGCGCCAGTCTAGCAACTAA
- the LOC116010211 gene encoding bifunctional riboflavin kinase/FMN phosphatase-like — protein MGDLAPTRENNETHKISAVIFDLDGTLLNTEQVTKGVLKEYLGIYGKVPDKEKEIKRLGMTQKQSVSAIIEDYDLPLSPHQYIQEILPFYQGKWQLAKALPGVNRLMAHLHKQGIPIALASNSLRKNIDGKLAYHEGWKERFAVILGSDQVRAGKPEPDIFLEAASRMNVHPADCLVIEDSVVGVKAGKAAGMKVVAVPSVQTEIDQYSIADSVLHSILELQPELWGLPPFGDCIDNVLPVEPVFFKGFYSNGRLREFTDDILAVLPDQVFGIYVGWAKIDSNKFLKIVVSIGWENDCSSSNRNIQTFILDGNNEDLHDYEMELVLVGYIRGSYSMKTTNFLDILDEDKSIASAAFCHPEFSLDACKSVFPQNKE, from the exons ATGGGAGATCTTGCACCTACACGTGAAAACAATGAAACCCACAAGATTTCAGCTGTCATATTTGATTTGGACGGTACCCTTTTGAACACAG AGCAGGTAACGAAGGGGGTTTTGAAGGAATATTTGGGTATATATGGGAAAGTACCAGATAAGGAGAAGGAAATTAAAAGATTGGGGATGACTCAGAAACAATCTGTCAGTGCCATTATCGAAGATTATGATCTTCCACTTTCTCCTCATCAATACATTCAAGAAATCTTACCCTTTTATCAGGGAAA GTGGCAGCTAGCTAAAGCACTTCCTGGAGTCAACCGCCTTATGGCACATCTTCATAAGCAAGGAATTCCCATTGCACTTGCTTCGAATTCCCTAAGGAAAAACATAGATGGGAAACTCGCTTATCATGAAG GTTGGAAAGAACGCTTTGCAGTAATTCTCGGAAGTGACCAGGTTAGAGCAGGGAAACCAGAGCCAGACAT ATTTCTGGAAGCTGCAAGCAGGATGAATGTGCATCCGGCTGACTGTCTTGTGATAGAGGACTCTGT TGTTGGTGTCAAAGCAGGAAAGGCTGCTGGAATGAAGGTAGTTGCTGTGCCATCAGTACAAACCGAAATTGATCAGTATTCTATCGCTGATTCTGTGCTTCATTCAATTCTTGAGTTACAGCCCGAACTTTGGGGTCTCCCCCCATTTGGAGATT GTATAGATAATGTATTGCCTGTTGAACCTGTTTTTTTCAAAGGTTTCTACAGCAATGGACGTCTCCGTGAATTTACAG ATGATATATTGGCTGTTCTACCTGATCAAGTTTTTGGAATTTATGTTGGATGGGCAAAGATCGACTCCAACAAGTTCTTGAAGATTGTTGTCAGCATTGGATGGGAAAATGACTGCTCCAGTTCAAATAGAAACATT CAAACCTTCATACTTGATGGAAACAATGAAGATCTACATGATTACGAGATGGAGCTTGTTCTTGTGGGCTACATCAGAGGATCCTATAGCATG AAAACAACCAACTTTCTTGACATTCTTGATGAAGACAAGTCGATAGCAAGCGCTGCGTTTTGCCACCCAGAATTTTCCCTTGACGCCTGCAAATCTGTGTTTCCTCAAAACAAGGAGTGA